A window of Zingiber officinale cultivar Zhangliang chromosome 5A, Zo_v1.1, whole genome shotgun sequence contains these coding sequences:
- the LOC121982402 gene encoding brassinosteroid-responsive RING protein 1-like, which produces MGFPTGYPELPKLLLHLLFLLGHLRKLLNWISRCLGLSDSDADLHQAVGICLLLPVVPAELIQEVSPATRFGDLAGGESCCCAVCLSEFEPADEVRRMSDCRHVFHRHCVDRWLEHGQRTCPLCRAPLFPPEPPAADDDEDSPCSLPLPLGLPSP; this is translated from the coding sequence ATGGGCTTCCCCACCGGCTATCCCGAGCTCCCTAAGCTGCTCCTCCACCTGCTGTTCCTATTGGGTCACCTGCGGAAGCTCCTCAACTGGATCTCCCGCTGCCTCGGCCTCTCGGACTCTGACGCCGACCTCCACCAGGCGGTGGGCATCTGCTTACTCCTCCCTGTGGTACCGGCGGAGCTGATCCAGGAGGTCTCCCCCGCGACCCGGTTCGGGGACCTGGCGGGAGGCGAGAGCTGCTGCTGCGCGGTGTGCCTGTCCGAGTTCGAGCCCGCGGACGAGGTCAGGCGGATGAGCGACTGCCGCCACGTCTTCCACCGCCACTGTGTCGACCGGTGGCTCGAGCACGGGCAGCGCACCTGCCCCCTCTGCCGCGCCCCGCTGTTCCCACCCGAACCGCCCGCCGCCGACGACGACGAAGACTCCCCCTGCTCCCTTCCGCTGCCGCTAGGGTTGCCCTCGCCCTAG
- the LOC121982403 gene encoding uncharacterized protein LOC121982403 isoform X1: MKVEVWPIPSPSLCGEKPEEWHVMDPVEGSMIYCWAFDSLAEKSCLVVQHIIIMTFRFPQGYNIAKMLYVGCHCRSASTRLYRCHNRLQSIQASLNRHSDGLLKGSFSSRSSNPLPLLHRMSSMAISQQEEIDTHTPLVC, from the exons ATGAAGGTGGAGGTGTGGCCAATTCCATCCCCATCTCTTTGTGGAGAAAAACCAGAAGAATGGCATGTGATGGACCCTGTGGAGGGAAGCATGATTTATTGCTGGGCATTTGACTCATTAGCTGAAAAAAGTTGTTTGGTAGTGCAACATATTATCATCATGACCTTCAGATTTCCACAG GGTTACAACATTGCCAAAATGCTCTATGTTGGATGCCATTGTCGATCGGCATCGACCAGGCTTTATCGATGTCACAATCGCCTTCAAAGCATACAAGCATCCTTGAACAGGCACTCGGATGGTCTTCTTAAGGGATCCTTTTCATCTCGAAGTTCAAATCCTTTGCCCTTACTCCACCGAATGAGCTCA ATGGCAATTTCTCAGCAAGAAGAGATAGACACACACACTCCTCTTGTCTGCTGA
- the LOC121982403 gene encoding uncharacterized protein LOC121982403 isoform X2 yields the protein MKVEVWPIPSPSLCGEKPEEWHVMDPVEGSMIYCWAFDSLAEKSCLVVQHIIIMTFRFPQGYNIAKMLYVGCHCRSASTRLYRCHNRLQSIQASLNRHSDGLLKGSFSSRSSNPLPLLHRMSSQEEIDTHTPLVC from the exons ATGAAGGTGGAGGTGTGGCCAATTCCATCCCCATCTCTTTGTGGAGAAAAACCAGAAGAATGGCATGTGATGGACCCTGTGGAGGGAAGCATGATTTATTGCTGGGCATTTGACTCATTAGCTGAAAAAAGTTGTTTGGTAGTGCAACATATTATCATCATGACCTTCAGATTTCCACAG GGTTACAACATTGCCAAAATGCTCTATGTTGGATGCCATTGTCGATCGGCATCGACCAGGCTTTATCGATGTCACAATCGCCTTCAAAGCATACAAGCATCCTTGAACAGGCACTCGGATGGTCTTCTTAAGGGATCCTTTTCATCTCGAAGTTCAAATCCTTTGCCCTTACTCCACCGAATGAGCTCA CAAGAAGAGATAGACACACACACTCCTCTTGTCTGCTGA